One window of Akkermansia biwaensis genomic DNA carries:
- a CDS encoding saccharopine dehydrogenase family protein: MNTVLIIGAGGVGHVVANKCAQLPDIFQNIHLASRTKSKCDAIAEDVRARTGISITTHAVNADDVDATAALIREVKPQLLINVALPYQDLALMDACLETGVNYLDTANYEPRDVAKFEYSWQWAYQDKFRKAGLFALLGSGFDPGVTNVFTAWALKHHFDEIHTLDIIDVNGGDHGKAFATNFNPEINIREVTAPCRHWENGAFRETPAMSMHQSFNCPQEVGTYEIYRMYHEEMESLVKHIPTIRRAQFWMSFSPNYLKHLEVLQNVGMTRIDPVTYNGVEIIPLQFLKAVLPDPGDLGKTTKGKTCIGNVITGVKDGKFKAVYIYNICDHEKCFEEVGSQAISYTTGVPAMIGAEMILTGKWSGAGVFNMEQNDPDPFMEELNKRGLPWHCIELTEEQAKNLQVQ, encoded by the coding sequence ATGAATACGGTTTTAATCATCGGAGCAGGCGGCGTAGGCCATGTGGTAGCCAATAAATGCGCGCAACTGCCGGACATCTTTCAAAACATTCATCTGGCATCCCGTACGAAAAGCAAATGCGACGCCATTGCGGAAGATGTGCGCGCCAGAACGGGCATCAGCATCACCACGCACGCCGTGAATGCCGACGACGTGGACGCCACCGCGGCCCTGATCCGCGAGGTAAAACCGCAATTGCTCATCAATGTGGCGCTTCCCTACCAGGACCTGGCGCTGATGGACGCCTGCCTGGAAACGGGCGTCAACTATCTGGACACCGCCAATTACGAGCCCCGGGACGTCGCCAAGTTCGAATACTCCTGGCAGTGGGCCTATCAGGACAAATTCCGCAAGGCCGGGCTCTTCGCCCTGCTCGGCTCCGGATTTGATCCGGGCGTGACCAACGTCTTCACGGCCTGGGCGCTCAAACACCATTTTGATGAGATCCACACGCTGGACATCATCGACGTCAACGGAGGCGACCACGGCAAAGCCTTCGCCACCAATTTCAACCCGGAAATCAACATCCGCGAAGTGACGGCCCCCTGCCGCCACTGGGAAAACGGAGCCTTCCGGGAAACGCCCGCCATGAGCATGCACCAGAGCTTCAACTGCCCGCAGGAAGTGGGCACCTATGAAATCTACCGCATGTACCATGAAGAAATGGAAAGCCTGGTCAAGCACATCCCGACCATCCGCCGGGCGCAATTCTGGATGTCCTTCTCCCCGAACTACCTCAAGCACCTGGAAGTGCTGCAGAACGTGGGCATGACCCGCATTGACCCGGTCACGTACAACGGCGTGGAAATCATTCCGCTGCAATTCCTGAAAGCCGTGCTGCCGGACCCCGGAGACCTTGGCAAGACGACCAAGGGAAAAACCTGCATCGGCAACGTCATCACCGGCGTCAAGGACGGCAAATTCAAGGCCGTGTACATCTACAACATTTGCGACCACGAAAAATGCTTTGAGGAAGTAGGCTCCCAGGCCATCTCCTACACCACGGGAGTTCCCGCCATGATCGGCGCGGAAATGATCCTCACAGGCAAATGGTCCGGTGCCGGAGTCTTCAACATGGAGCAGAACGATCCGGATCCGTTCATGGAGGAGCTCAACAAGCGCGGCCTGCCCTGGCACTGCATCGAACTCACGGAAGAACAGGCGAAAAACCTGCAAGTCCAGTAA
- a CDS encoding thioredoxin family protein produces the protein MIRQILPIIAAACMAPCLAAEGWLTDMDAARKEAAERKKNLMIEFTGSDWCAPCMQLRANVLTKPDFQQEARKNFVLLELDYPRRKKQSAEVKAANRKLAEQYGVTSFPTIVFADASGKPFGGFVGGRPREDVMKAMQDALKNKEALQMVEAEVAKASTDEARAVALMEVFKLAPRDYVDNFYGDVKAEIKKLDKDDKSGLKAADIRAARLQKERKDVQDYLTGKMTAKTPSAESLQAIRAYPDRTSFFRNPGRI, from the coding sequence ATGATCAGACAAATTCTGCCGATAATTGCCGCCGCCTGCATGGCGCCCTGCCTTGCCGCAGAGGGGTGGCTGACCGATATGGACGCCGCCAGGAAGGAAGCCGCCGAACGGAAGAAGAATCTGATGATCGAGTTCACCGGCTCCGACTGGTGCGCTCCCTGCATGCAGCTCCGAGCCAATGTACTCACCAAGCCGGATTTCCAGCAAGAGGCCAGGAAAAACTTCGTGCTGCTGGAGCTGGATTATCCGCGCAGGAAGAAACAGTCCGCTGAAGTGAAGGCGGCCAACCGGAAGCTTGCCGAACAGTACGGCGTGACGAGTTTCCCGACCATAGTGTTTGCGGATGCTTCCGGCAAGCCCTTCGGCGGCTTTGTGGGCGGAAGGCCCAGGGAAGACGTGATGAAAGCCATGCAGGACGCCTTGAAGAACAAGGAGGCTCTCCAGATGGTGGAAGCTGAGGTTGCGAAGGCTTCCACGGATGAAGCCAGGGCCGTGGCCCTGATGGAAGTGTTCAAGCTGGCTCCCAGGGATTATGTGGACAATTTCTACGGTGACGTGAAAGCGGAAATCAAGAAGCTGGACAAGGACGACAAGTCCGGTCTGAAGGCTGCGGACATCCGTGCCGCCCGGCTCCAGAAGGAACGGAAGGACGTGCAGGATTACCTGACCGGCAAGATGACGGCCAAGACTCCCTCCGCTGAGTCTCTCCAAGCGATCAGGGCTTATCCCGACCGTACAAGCTTCTTCCGGAACCCCGGCAGGATTTAA
- a CDS encoding cell division protein FtsZ, whose amino-acid sequence MLDFSTREPTARSGKTCLFGAGSAGTKVMEEVLALAPQTSSVCAMNLDARLLNASSVPCKIHLGARITRGLGSGGDASVGAQAARESESAILRALEGCDLAVIAAGLGGGTGSGVAPEVARLAKEQGAYVVSVVIRPFGFEGERRSALADEALARLALYSDMVLRFDNDAMESLIDSDKGVLEAFSVVNALMARAVLIVPSLLDSSGSLLQVGLDDLLCVAGAGKGICSFGVGESSVNAPVEEILAQVKNSPLFLEKRLSAVDDVLVLVRGGASLTLQRLEMLVNGMAEMLGGSVRLHIGASVADGMDDRLALTVLGVVPAEKTASRPVPPLKPETAAPVEPELVPEESLFAGAGKTIQPSFPAAMPEPEPERPIPSVKSNEHELEEELVPVRPVLPAPGAVPPPESTLAEEKGGTDEKPEEEPEPAPDIKGLEEGASPAEGEEERAGHGLFARVRPLILDGEDLDLPPALRKRKPDQN is encoded by the coding sequence ATGCTGGACTTTTCTACACGGGAACCGACCGCGCGGTCCGGAAAAACCTGCCTCTTCGGCGCAGGTTCCGCAGGCACCAAGGTCATGGAGGAAGTGCTGGCCCTGGCGCCGCAGACCTCCTCCGTATGCGCCATGAATCTGGACGCACGCCTGCTGAACGCCTCCTCCGTCCCCTGCAAGATTCATCTGGGCGCCAGAATCACCCGGGGGCTGGGATCGGGCGGGGACGCCTCCGTGGGCGCCCAGGCGGCGCGGGAAAGTGAATCCGCCATCCTGCGGGCCCTGGAAGGCTGCGACCTGGCCGTCATCGCCGCCGGGCTTGGCGGCGGTACGGGGTCCGGCGTGGCTCCGGAAGTCGCGCGGCTTGCCAAGGAACAGGGCGCCTATGTCGTCAGCGTCGTTATCCGTCCTTTCGGCTTTGAGGGGGAACGCCGTTCCGCCCTTGCGGATGAAGCGCTGGCCCGGCTGGCCCTGTACTCGGACATGGTGCTGCGCTTTGACAACGACGCCATGGAAAGCCTGATTGATTCCGACAAGGGAGTGCTGGAAGCCTTCTCCGTCGTCAACGCCCTCATGGCGCGCGCCGTGCTGATCGTACCCTCCCTTCTCGACTCCTCCGGGAGCCTGCTCCAGGTCGGTCTGGACGACCTGCTGTGCGTGGCCGGAGCGGGGAAAGGCATCTGCTCCTTCGGTGTGGGGGAATCTTCCGTGAACGCCCCTGTGGAGGAAATACTGGCGCAGGTGAAAAATTCCCCCCTCTTTCTGGAAAAGCGCCTGAGTGCGGTGGACGATGTTCTGGTGCTGGTCCGCGGCGGAGCTTCCCTGACCCTCCAGCGTCTGGAAATGCTGGTGAACGGCATGGCGGAAATGCTGGGCGGTTCCGTGCGCCTCCATATCGGCGCGAGCGTGGCGGACGGCATGGATGACCGTCTGGCATTGACCGTACTGGGTGTTGTGCCGGCGGAAAAAACGGCGTCCCGCCCCGTTCCGCCCCTGAAGCCGGAAACGGCGGCGCCTGTGGAACCGGAATTGGTTCCGGAGGAAAGTCTTTTTGCCGGGGCCGGGAAAACCATCCAGCCTTCTTTTCCCGCGGCGATGCCGGAACCCGAACCGGAGCGGCCCATTCCCTCCGTCAAGAGCAATGAGCACGAACTGGAAGAAGAACTGGTGCCGGTAAGGCCGGTCCTCCCGGCGCCGGGTGCCGTCCCGCCGCCGGAAAGCACCCTGGCGGAGGAAAAAGGCGGGACGGATGAAAAGCCGGAGGAAGAACCGGAACCCGCTCCCGACATCAAGGGGCTGGAGGAAGGCGCTTCCCCCGCGGAGGGCGAGGAAGAACGCGCCGGGCACGGCTTGTTCGCCCGCGTGCGCCCCCTCATTCTGGACGGGGAAGACCTGGACCTTCCCCCGGCGCTGAGAAAAAGGAAACCGGATCAGAACTGA
- the ftsA gene encoding cell division protein FtsA: protein MAKTKIHVGLEIGTSKTCMVVGEVKPDATVTIIGVGEVPSEGVVRGEIEDTSKVIQCVYDAWNMAQDHADVDIMTVYLSVTGAHIVGQNNRGTFRLPPDESIISQEHMDEVTEIARDVALGPEQFVLHRVPGLFSVDGQENLTNPAGLTGRTLDIDCHIIHGIKSRITNSFRCVREVPLDIADVVFAPIATAQFVLNRQVKQAGALLIDMGAGTTDYVLYLDGQLVASGCVPLGGDHISNDITLMTGIPLPQAELLKKTEGDANSFSGKTNEMVRVRGEGGMKDAAVERNVLNEIIRSRLLEIFNLVKSSLPKDTFKGNRCHGVYLCGGASLMRGVGELASHVFGVAISRPTLSKNGAPSYLDDPRYCTAIGLIRYAQILDAELPPQRSWLGRLFGLFSKERS from the coding sequence ATGGCTAAGACAAAAATTCACGTAGGGCTTGAAATAGGCACGAGCAAAACCTGCATGGTCGTGGGCGAAGTGAAGCCGGACGCGACCGTGACGATCATCGGCGTGGGTGAAGTTCCTAGCGAGGGGGTGGTGCGCGGAGAAATAGAAGACACCTCCAAGGTCATCCAGTGCGTTTACGACGCCTGGAACATGGCCCAGGACCATGCGGACGTGGACATCATGACCGTTTACCTTTCTGTGACGGGCGCCCACATCGTGGGACAGAACAACCGCGGCACCTTCCGCCTGCCTCCGGATGAGAGCATCATCTCCCAGGAGCACATGGACGAGGTGACGGAAATCGCCCGCGACGTAGCCCTGGGACCGGAACAATTCGTCCTGCACCGCGTGCCGGGCCTCTTCTCCGTGGACGGGCAGGAAAACCTGACCAATCCCGCCGGGCTGACCGGAAGGACGCTGGACATTGACTGCCACATCATCCACGGCATCAAATCCCGCATCACCAACTCCTTCCGCTGCGTCAGGGAAGTTCCCCTGGACATTGCGGACGTGGTCTTTGCGCCCATCGCTACGGCCCAGTTCGTGCTCAACAGGCAGGTGAAGCAGGCGGGCGCGCTCCTGATAGACATGGGGGCGGGCACCACGGACTATGTGCTGTATCTGGACGGCCAGCTCGTGGCCTCCGGCTGCGTGCCGCTGGGCGGGGACCATATCTCCAACGACATCACCCTGATGACCGGCATCCCCCTGCCGCAGGCGGAACTGCTGAAAAAAACGGAGGGTGACGCCAACAGCTTCTCCGGGAAAACCAATGAAATGGTGCGCGTGCGCGGGGAAGGCGGCATGAAGGACGCCGCGGTTGAACGCAACGTGCTCAATGAAATCATCCGTTCCCGCCTGCTGGAAATCTTCAATCTGGTCAAATCCTCCCTGCCCAAGGACACCTTCAAGGGCAACCGCTGCCACGGAGTCTATCTGTGCGGAGGCGCCAGCCTCATGCGCGGCGTAGGGGAACTCGCCTCCCACGTATTCGGCGTGGCGATCAGCCGTCCCACGCTGTCCAAAAACGGAGCCCCCTCCTACCTGGACGATCCGCGGTACTGCACGGCCATCGGCCTGATCCGCTACGCCCAGATTCTGGACGCGGAACTGCCGCCGCAGCGGAGCTGGCTGGGCCGCCTCTTCGGCCTCTTCTCCAAGGAACGTTCCTGA
- a CDS encoding DUF6056 family protein: protein MPSPRASRLWFWAIILASLLYVALLSWWSPFTSDTYHHALTGMEHRFSFTLVWERCVDSYMTWNPRIGEYLAFAVATAGKWLFILLNPLVQVGLALMMFYLAAGRRVNPRFSPDVRLFGLGLLLLFTCTARPGVTIYWLSGATNYSWAAALWLGFLCLYRGLAETENQAPSGWRRWAAVLVLGFLAGMTNENNIPGTWLLLGILFLFVRVVRRKKLPLWFYGGLAAHVAGSCCILFAPGVSARMNSAAPGCAVPLSGIPDRLESVPVLLARMHEYLALPLLLGLAAAWVLWKHSGRDRKAFLPWRTEMGTAAACIMTAYAMALSFCAAVIPADHAMFSATVLFGTGVMALIHVWYGLPGAVPRPRIFIVFFLVFSSACVASTLYDHLLMYRQHRERVNMILEQKKAGIRDLSVPPFVRPSPWCSFIFWVDLSESPEDYVNRGAASYYGIRSIRTK, encoded by the coding sequence ATGCCTTCTCCCCGTGCGTCCAGGCTGTGGTTTTGGGCGATAATTCTCGCCTCCCTCCTGTATGTGGCTCTGCTCAGTTGGTGGAGCCCGTTCACGTCCGATACGTACCACCATGCCCTCACGGGGATGGAACACCGTTTTTCCTTCACTCTGGTTTGGGAACGCTGTGTGGACTCATACATGACCTGGAATCCCCGGATAGGGGAATATCTGGCATTTGCGGTGGCGACGGCCGGCAAATGGCTCTTTATCTTGCTCAATCCCCTGGTGCAGGTCGGTCTGGCGCTGATGATGTTCTACCTGGCCGCCGGGCGGAGGGTGAATCCCCGCTTCTCGCCGGACGTGCGGCTGTTCGGACTGGGCCTACTCCTGCTGTTCACCTGTACGGCCCGTCCCGGCGTTACCATTTACTGGCTCTCCGGGGCAACCAACTATTCCTGGGCCGCCGCCCTGTGGCTGGGATTCCTGTGCCTGTACCGCGGTCTGGCGGAAACGGAAAACCAAGCGCCGTCCGGCTGGCGCAGGTGGGCGGCCGTGCTGGTTCTGGGATTCCTGGCGGGCATGACCAATGAAAACAACATCCCCGGGACGTGGCTCCTGCTGGGAATCTTGTTCCTCTTCGTCCGCGTGGTCCGGAGGAAAAAACTGCCGCTGTGGTTTTATGGAGGACTTGCGGCGCACGTGGCGGGTTCGTGCTGCATACTGTTCGCCCCCGGAGTCTCGGCCCGGATGAACTCCGCCGCGCCCGGCTGCGCCGTGCCTCTCTCCGGCATTCCGGACAGGCTGGAATCCGTTCCCGTCCTGCTTGCCAGAATGCATGAATACCTGGCGCTTCCCCTCTTGCTGGGCCTGGCTGCGGCCTGGGTACTGTGGAAACATTCCGGCAGGGACCGGAAGGCATTTCTTCCGTGGAGAACGGAAATGGGAACGGCAGCGGCCTGTATAATGACGGCATATGCCATGGCGCTCTCCTTCTGTGCCGCCGTGATTCCGGCGGACCATGCCATGTTCTCTGCAACCGTGTTGTTCGGTACGGGCGTCATGGCACTGATCCATGTCTGGTACGGCCTTCCCGGCGCTGTTCCCCGTCCGCGGATATTCATTGTCTTCTTTCTGGTCTTCTCCAGCGCATGCGTTGCCTCCACGCTGTACGACCACCTGCTGATGTATCGCCAGCACCGGGAACGCGTCAACATGATTCTGGAACAAAAAAAAGCTGGAATCCGGGACCTTTCCGTTCCTCCCTTCGTCCGTCCATCGCCCTGGTGTTCCTTCATCTTCTGGGTGGACTTGTCCGAATCGCCGGAGGACTATGTTAACCGTGGCGCGGCCTCCTACTATGGAATCCGGAGTATCAGGACAAAATAA
- a CDS encoding phospho-sugar mutase: protein MNTLDESLTNAVKEGRLLESSLTNIRLLLAGTKSPVARQAVEELAAAGQWQELNDRFYKTLAFGTGGLRGRTIGNVVTAAEEGKGGVNGRPEYPCVGTACMNYFNVGRAMRGLIIYVKKHVEATDPGRKPRLVIGHDTRHFSRDFAEFCAGIGTDLGCDVYLFDSPRATPEISFAIRELNADSGVVLTASHNPSHDNGFKAYFSDGAQLVPPHDKAVIAEVNALTSEEYEPLPENRRGKLHVLDSSFDRIYMDRLKSVLLRPELFSKGGAKIVYSNLHGTGGHIIVPLLKELGCNVQTVAAQDVQDGRFPTVASPNPENPPALAMAIEQADASGADIVIATDPDADRMGVAVRGEDGKMYLLTGNQIGSLLAWYRCMSMSELGIINDSNRSRAVMVKTFVTTGLQDAIGHHFGYEVVNVLTGFKYIAQKLGKYEEAIPAEKRRDYRRMSEEQTRALRLQYSRYFVFGGEESYGYLAQDFVRDKDANSAAIIFAELAAYAESAGKSLLELLHELFEKFGVYLEMGKSLVMEGADGAAKIAALSASYSANPPAELDGVPVSGIRDFSKGDMVDVEGDPIPAEKMIFVDLADGRSFAVRPSGTEPKIKYYLFGHGKPGEPVKEALPKVQASLDSLWAAVEKDARTRSDS, encoded by the coding sequence ATGAATACATTGGACGAATCCCTGACGAATGCCGTGAAAGAGGGTAGGCTTTTGGAATCTTCCCTGACCAACATCCGCCTTCTTCTGGCGGGAACGAAATCTCCCGTGGCGCGCCAGGCCGTGGAGGAACTGGCCGCCGCCGGACAATGGCAGGAACTGAATGACCGTTTTTACAAAACCCTGGCTTTCGGCACGGGGGGGCTCCGCGGACGCACCATCGGCAATGTGGTCACGGCTGCGGAAGAAGGAAAGGGCGGCGTCAACGGCCGTCCGGAATATCCCTGCGTGGGAACGGCCTGCATGAATTACTTCAACGTGGGGCGTGCGATGCGCGGCCTGATCATCTATGTGAAAAAACACGTGGAGGCCACAGACCCGGGAAGAAAGCCCCGGCTGGTCATCGGGCACGATACGCGCCATTTCTCCCGTGACTTTGCCGAATTCTGTGCCGGAATCGGCACGGACCTGGGCTGCGACGTCTATCTGTTCGACAGCCCCCGCGCCACGCCGGAAATCTCCTTTGCCATCCGTGAATTGAATGCGGACTCCGGCGTTGTGCTGACCGCCAGCCACAACCCCTCCCACGACAACGGCTTCAAGGCCTATTTCAGCGACGGCGCCCAGCTTGTTCCCCCGCATGACAAGGCGGTGATTGCGGAAGTGAACGCCCTGACCTCAGAAGAATACGAACCCCTGCCGGAAAACCGGAGGGGAAAACTCCACGTGCTGGACTCCTCCTTCGACCGCATTTACATGGACAGGCTGAAATCCGTGCTTCTGCGTCCGGAACTCTTCTCCAAAGGAGGCGCCAAAATCGTTTACTCCAACCTGCACGGCACGGGCGGCCACATCATCGTTCCGCTGCTGAAAGAACTGGGCTGCAACGTGCAGACCGTGGCGGCGCAGGACGTGCAGGACGGCCGCTTCCCGACCGTGGCTTCCCCGAACCCGGAAAATCCGCCGGCACTGGCCATGGCCATTGAACAGGCGGACGCTTCCGGAGCGGACATCGTCATCGCCACGGACCCGGATGCGGACCGCATGGGAGTGGCCGTGCGTGGGGAAGACGGAAAAATGTACCTTTTGACGGGCAACCAGATCGGCTCCCTGCTGGCGTGGTACCGCTGCATGAGCATGTCGGAACTCGGCATCATCAATGACTCCAACCGTTCCCGCGCCGTCATGGTGAAAACATTCGTCACCACCGGGCTGCAGGACGCCATCGGCCACCACTTCGGGTATGAAGTGGTCAACGTGCTCACGGGGTTCAAATACATTGCCCAGAAGCTCGGAAAATATGAGGAAGCCATCCCGGCGGAAAAACGCAGGGACTACCGCAGGATGAGCGAGGAGCAGACGCGGGCCCTGCGCCTGCAATACAGCCGCTACTTCGTATTCGGCGGGGAGGAAAGCTACGGCTACCTGGCCCAGGACTTCGTGCGCGACAAGGATGCCAACTCCGCCGCCATCATCTTTGCGGAACTGGCCGCTTATGCGGAAAGCGCCGGAAAAAGCCTGCTGGAACTCCTGCATGAGCTCTTTGAAAAATTCGGCGTCTATCTGGAAATGGGCAAATCCCTGGTCATGGAAGGTGCGGACGGCGCCGCCAAAATTGCGGCCCTCTCCGCGTCCTACTCCGCCAATCCTCCCGCGGAACTGGACGGCGTCCCCGTCAGCGGCATCCGCGACTTTTCCAAGGGGGACATGGTAGACGTGGAAGGCGATCCCATCCCCGCGGAAAAGATGATCTTTGTGGACCTGGCGGACGGCCGCAGCTTTGCGGTGCGCCCCTCCGGCACGGAACCCAAGATCAAATACTACCTCTTCGGCCACGGGAAGCCGGGCGAGCCCGTGAAGGAGGCGCTGCCCAAGGTCCAGGCCTCTCTGGACTCCCTGTGGGCAGCCGTGGAAAAGGATGCCCGCACCCGTTCCGACAGCTAA
- a CDS encoding metallophosphoesterase family protein — MRFIALFFIFLLQIAWAEEPWKIAIIGDTHDAPPRMEGSEGVAVNFIKTLYGEILKHQVDMVIQVGDMADVQGSAPVKGLAKRKELNKMLEEKGIPFYALRGNHEAIPGRAVQFRELFMPTRKQGAKGLATRKLNYGIRHKNASLYFMDIDLTPAQLVDFSAWIKRNRSKANSVPRHCLVFTHRTLQTPMQFRECLWGRYNDSATEQQNIFYRNLREAGVRFVVTGHLHAHDLYTITSPDRKHRLTSLICAPAGNKVLPLPLLLPTKSRVKTLQYRSGITAYYILTIHPDSMTLDTYAAPNNGTTDKGPQSDEFKKLPSYQIPMD, encoded by the coding sequence ATGAGATTCATTGCCCTGTTCTTCATCTTTCTGCTTCAAATTGCGTGGGCGGAAGAACCTTGGAAAATCGCCATCATCGGAGATACGCACGACGCGCCCCCGCGCATGGAAGGAAGCGAAGGCGTGGCCGTCAACTTCATCAAGACCCTCTACGGAGAAATCCTGAAGCACCAGGTGGACATGGTCATCCAGGTGGGCGACATGGCGGACGTTCAGGGAAGCGCGCCCGTCAAGGGACTTGCCAAACGCAAGGAACTCAACAAAATGTTGGAGGAAAAAGGCATTCCCTTCTACGCCCTGCGCGGCAACCACGAAGCCATTCCCGGGCGCGCCGTTCAATTTCGCGAACTCTTCATGCCCACCCGCAAACAGGGGGCCAAAGGACTGGCGACCAGAAAGCTCAACTACGGCATCCGCCACAAGAATGCCTCCCTGTACTTCATGGACATCGACCTGACTCCAGCCCAGCTTGTAGACTTCAGCGCGTGGATCAAGAGAAACAGGAGCAAGGCGAACTCCGTCCCCCGCCATTGCCTGGTGTTCACTCACCGGACCCTGCAAACGCCCATGCAATTCCGGGAATGCCTGTGGGGCCGCTACAACGACAGCGCCACCGAACAGCAGAACATCTTTTACCGCAACCTCCGGGAAGCCGGCGTGCGCTTTGTCGTCACGGGACACCTGCACGCCCACGACCTCTACACGATCACCTCCCCGGACAGGAAGCACAGGCTGACCTCCCTCATCTGCGCCCCCGCCGGGAACAAGGTGCTGCCTCTGCCGCTGCTGCTGCCCACAAAATCCCGGGTCAAGACCCTCCAGTACCGTTCCGGCATCACGGCCTACTACATCCTGACCATCCATCCGGACTCCATGACGCTGGACACCTACGCCGCCCCCAACAACGGCACCACGGACAAGGGCCCGCAAAGCGACGAATTCAAGAAACTCCCTTCCTACCAGATCCCGATGGATTAA
- a CDS encoding thioredoxin family protein, translating into MIRQILPIVVAACIAPCFAAEGWLTDMDAAKKEAAEQKKDLMIEFTGSDWCPPCMQLRANVFSKPDFQKEAQKNFVLLELDYPRSKEQSAEVKAANQKLAEQYGVTGFPTVVFADASGKPFGGFVGGRPREDVMKAMQDALKNKEALQAAEANVAKASTDEAKVAALMEVLKLAPKDYVDNFYGDVKAEIKKLDKDDKSGLKAADAHADQLKKEQKEVQDYLAGKMTANTTPAEALQVVKSYPNRDKLLPETQQELLMMEFGTFLNSTGDVDGAVLILDKVAELKPGTEAGQQAPRIKAGILANKDRIKAQIEAAKKAQNK; encoded by the coding sequence ATGATTAGACAAATTCTGCCAATAGTTGTTGCCGCCTGCATCGCACCCTGCTTTGCCGCGGAGGGGTGGCTGACCGATATGGACGCCGCCAAGAAGGAAGCTGCCGAACAGAAGAAGGACCTGATGATCGAGTTCACCGGCTCCGACTGGTGCCCGCCCTGCATGCAGCTCCGCGCCAATGTGTTCAGCAAGCCTGATTTCCAGAAGGAGGCCCAGAAGAACTTTGTGCTGCTGGAGCTGGATTATCCGCGCAGCAAGGAACAGTCCGCTGAAGTGAAGGCGGCCAACCAGAAGCTTGCCGAACAGTACGGCGTGACGGGTTTCCCGACCGTGGTGTTTGCGGATGCTTCCGGCAAGCCCTTCGGCGGCTTTGTGGGCGGAAGGCCCAGGGAAGACGTGATGAAAGCCATGCAGGACGCCCTGAAGAACAAGGAAGCCCTTCAGGCGGCGGAAGCCAACGTTGCGAAGGCTTCCACGGATGAAGCCAAGGTTGCCGCGCTGATGGAAGTGCTCAAGCTGGCTCCCAAGGATTATGTGGATAATTTCTACGGTGACGTGAAGGCGGAAATCAAGAAGCTGGACAAGGACGACAAGTCCGGCCTGAAGGCTGCGGACGCCCACGCCGACCAGCTCAAGAAAGAACAGAAGGAAGTGCAGGATTACCTGGCCGGCAAGATGACGGCCAATACCACGCCCGCCGAAGCCCTTCAGGTGGTCAAGTCCTATCCCAACCGTGACAAGCTCCTTCCGGAAACCCAGCAGGAATTGCTGATGATGGAATTCGGCACTTTCCTGAATTCCACCGGTGATGTGGACGGCGCCGTGCTGATCCTGGACAAGGTCGCGGAATTGAAGCCGGGTACGGAAGCGGGCCAGCAGGCTCCCCGCATCAAGGCCGGAATTCTTGCCAACAAGGACCGGATCAAGGCCCAGATTGAAGCTGCCAAAAAGGCTCAGAACAAGTAA